A window of the Narcine bancroftii isolate sNarBan1 chromosome 4, sNarBan1.hap1, whole genome shotgun sequence genome harbors these coding sequences:
- the csrnp3 gene encoding cysteine/serine-rich nuclear protein 3 isoform X2 has product MRTKNVRFDYVTVYYFTRRQGFTSVPSQGGSTLGMSNRHKCVRQYTLGEFALEQERLHGEMLKEHLKEEKLNSLKLKLTKNGTVESEEANTLTLDDIGDDDIDLDNTEVDDYFFLQPLPTKKRRALLRASGVKKIDGEEKHELRAIRVSREDCGCDCRIYCDPELCACSQAGIKCQVDRMSFPCGCTKEGCSNTAGRIEFNPIRVRTHFLHTIMKLELEKDQQQVGMENGFSGDVNARAGHLVPSQQPHEYSIAESFDIENEPETAVMHLQSAEELDWQAEDDEEEEEEEEEEEEDDGSSLCSGVTDSSIQSLAASESDEEADSKILPVPAEAQTEAVSLPSVLCYADGTSVHDSSPPDADSYYTNSSTLYYQIECNAAAAATASTKSAAMDCGNEPFCVEATLTSNYTKRSQENGALSLVPCVSAAGQYIEYTQQPEGSFTSAHYPITTPSVIVCCPSAHENNAQCNSLYSGQQPTHSRAELRSYLNNHVQDDYVATSNGDVYAPKQVLENTILLPEGNPLLEETIKTSVVETVFV; this is encoded by the exons ATGAGGACAAAGAATGTTCGCTTTGACTATGTGACTGTATATTATTTTACACGGAGACAGGGCTTCACCAGTGTTCCCAGCCAAGGAGGCAGCACACTGGGGATGTCCAACCGTCACAAGTGTGTTCGACAATACACACTGGGGGAATTTGCACTGGAACAAGAGAGGCTACATGGAGAGATGCTGAAAGAGCATCTGAAGGAGGAAAAACTGAATTCATTAAAATTGAAG CTAACAAAAAATGGAACGGTGGAGTCTGAAGAAGCCAATACACTCACATTAGATGATATTGGTGACGATGACATTGATCTAGATAACACAGAGGTTGATGACTATTTCTTCTTACAACCATTGCCAACGAAAAAAAGAAGGGCCTTGTTACGGGCTTCTGGCGTTAAAAAGATCGATGGAGAAGAAAAACATGAGCTCCGTGCCATCAGAGTATCCAGGGAAGATTGTGGCTGTGATTGTCGAATATATTGTGATCCTGAACTTTGTGCTTGTAGTCAAGCAGGAATTAAATGCCAG GTGGATCGTATGTCTTTCCCGTGTGGATGCACAAAAGAAGGGTGCAGCAATACAGCAGGCAGAATAGAGTTCAACCCCATCAGGGTACGGACACACTTCTTGCACACGATAATGAAGCTAGAGTTGGAAAAAGATCAGCAGCAGGTTGGAATGGAAAATGGCTTCTCGGGAGATGTGAATGCACGTGCTGGCCATCTAGTGCCAAGCCAGCAACCCCACGAATATTCTATTGCAGAAAGCTTTGATATTGAAAACGAACCGGAAACGGCAGTAATGCACTTACAATCAGCAGAGGAGCTGGACTGGCAAGCGGAAgatgatgaggaggaggaggaggaggaggaggaggaggaggaggatgacgGGAGCAGTCTGTGTAGTGGTGTAACAGACTCTAGCATTCAGAGCTTGGCAGCTAGCGAGTCAGATGAAGAGGCAGACAGCAAAATATTGCCTGTCCCGGCTGAGGCACAGACTGAAGCAGTTTCCCTTCCTTCTGTATTATGTTATGCTGATGGTACTTCTGTGCATGACAGCTCACCACCAGACGCTGATTCTTATTACACTAACTCGTCAACATTGTACTATCAAATAGAGTGCAATGCAGCTGCTGCTGCCACAGCCAGCACCAAATCTGCTGCTATGGATTGTGGGAATGAGCCTTTCTGTGTAGAAGCGACCTTAACTTCAAACTATACCAAAAGGAGTCAGGAAAATGGAGCACTTTCTTTAGTGCCTTGTGTCTCAGCTGCAGGTCAATATATTGAATACACACAGCAGCCAGAAGGAAGCTTTACCAGTGCTCATTATCCCATTACAACACCCTCTGTGATCGTTTGTTGTCCCTCAGCACATGAGAACAATGCTCAATGTAACAGTTTATATTCTGGGCAACAACCTACCCATTCACGAGCAGAGCTGCGAAGCTATTTAAATAACCACGTGCAAGATGACTACGTTGCTACGTCAAATGGGGATGTTTATGCACCCAAGCAGGTACTGGAAAATACCATCCTCCTCCCAGAGGGCAATCCATTATTAGAAGAGACGATTAAAACATCAGTAGTGGAAACTGTGTTTGTTTAG
- the csrnp3 gene encoding cysteine/serine-rich nuclear protein 3 isoform X1, with translation MSGILKRKFEDVEGTSPCSSVRESDDEISGSESAESGDSVNPSTSSHFTPSSILKREKRMRTKNVRFDYVTVYYFTRRQGFTSVPSQGGSTLGMSNRHKCVRQYTLGEFALEQERLHGEMLKEHLKEEKLNSLKLKLTKNGTVESEEANTLTLDDIGDDDIDLDNTEVDDYFFLQPLPTKKRRALLRASGVKKIDGEEKHELRAIRVSREDCGCDCRIYCDPELCACSQAGIKCQVDRMSFPCGCTKEGCSNTAGRIEFNPIRVRTHFLHTIMKLELEKDQQQVGMENGFSGDVNARAGHLVPSQQPHEYSIAESFDIENEPETAVMHLQSAEELDWQAEDDEEEEEEEEEEEEDDGSSLCSGVTDSSIQSLAASESDEEADSKILPVPAEAQTEAVSLPSVLCYADGTSVHDSSPPDADSYYTNSSTLYYQIECNAAAAATASTKSAAMDCGNEPFCVEATLTSNYTKRSQENGALSLVPCVSAAGQYIEYTQQPEGSFTSAHYPITTPSVIVCCPSAHENNAQCNSLYSGQQPTHSRAELRSYLNNHVQDDYVATSNGDVYAPKQVLENTILLPEGNPLLEETIKTSVVETVFV, from the exons ATGAGCGGAATTTTGAAAAGAAAGTTTGAAGATGTGGAAGGAACCTCACCGTGTTCTTCAGTAAGGGAGTCAGATGATGAAATCTCTGGGAGTGAGAGTGCCGAAAGTGGTGACAGTGTCAACCCATCCACCTCCAGCCATTTTACTC CATCATCTATTCTGAAAAGGGAGAAGCGGATGAGGACAAAGAATGTTCGCTTTGACTATGTGACTGTATATTATTTTACACGGAGACAGGGCTTCACCAGTGTTCCCAGCCAAGGAGGCAGCACACTGGGGATGTCCAACCGTCACAAGTGTGTTCGACAATACACACTGGGGGAATTTGCACTGGAACAAGAGAGGCTACATGGAGAGATGCTGAAAGAGCATCTGAAGGAGGAAAAACTGAATTCATTAAAATTGAAG CTAACAAAAAATGGAACGGTGGAGTCTGAAGAAGCCAATACACTCACATTAGATGATATTGGTGACGATGACATTGATCTAGATAACACAGAGGTTGATGACTATTTCTTCTTACAACCATTGCCAACGAAAAAAAGAAGGGCCTTGTTACGGGCTTCTGGCGTTAAAAAGATCGATGGAGAAGAAAAACATGAGCTCCGTGCCATCAGAGTATCCAGGGAAGATTGTGGCTGTGATTGTCGAATATATTGTGATCCTGAACTTTGTGCTTGTAGTCAAGCAGGAATTAAATGCCAG GTGGATCGTATGTCTTTCCCGTGTGGATGCACAAAAGAAGGGTGCAGCAATACAGCAGGCAGAATAGAGTTCAACCCCATCAGGGTACGGACACACTTCTTGCACACGATAATGAAGCTAGAGTTGGAAAAAGATCAGCAGCAGGTTGGAATGGAAAATGGCTTCTCGGGAGATGTGAATGCACGTGCTGGCCATCTAGTGCCAAGCCAGCAACCCCACGAATATTCTATTGCAGAAAGCTTTGATATTGAAAACGAACCGGAAACGGCAGTAATGCACTTACAATCAGCAGAGGAGCTGGACTGGCAAGCGGAAgatgatgaggaggaggaggaggaggaggaggaggaggaggaggatgacgGGAGCAGTCTGTGTAGTGGTGTAACAGACTCTAGCATTCAGAGCTTGGCAGCTAGCGAGTCAGATGAAGAGGCAGACAGCAAAATATTGCCTGTCCCGGCTGAGGCACAGACTGAAGCAGTTTCCCTTCCTTCTGTATTATGTTATGCTGATGGTACTTCTGTGCATGACAGCTCACCACCAGACGCTGATTCTTATTACACTAACTCGTCAACATTGTACTATCAAATAGAGTGCAATGCAGCTGCTGCTGCCACAGCCAGCACCAAATCTGCTGCTATGGATTGTGGGAATGAGCCTTTCTGTGTAGAAGCGACCTTAACTTCAAACTATACCAAAAGGAGTCAGGAAAATGGAGCACTTTCTTTAGTGCCTTGTGTCTCAGCTGCAGGTCAATATATTGAATACACACAGCAGCCAGAAGGAAGCTTTACCAGTGCTCATTATCCCATTACAACACCCTCTGTGATCGTTTGTTGTCCCTCAGCACATGAGAACAATGCTCAATGTAACAGTTTATATTCTGGGCAACAACCTACCCATTCACGAGCAGAGCTGCGAAGCTATTTAAATAACCACGTGCAAGATGACTACGTTGCTACGTCAAATGGGGATGTTTATGCACCCAAGCAGGTACTGGAAAATACCATCCTCCTCCCAGAGGGCAATCCATTATTAGAAGAGACGATTAAAACATCAGTAGTGGAAACTGTGTTTGTTTAG